TCAGGATACACTTGGTAATCCTCTAACAGGAGTTCCTTATATTTCTATTTTTACTACTGCAAGCTCTGATCCCGATTCAGGAACTGTTACGACTTTAGCCGGCACTGGTTCGGCAGGTAATGTGGATGGAACTGGTACAGCGGCTTCTTTTAGTAGCCCCCAACATCTTACAATGAATACAACTGAGGATGTTCTCTATGTAACTGATACTGGTAATCATCGAATCCGCACTATAGGAGTTTCCAATGGGGTTGTAGTAAATGTGGCTGGATTAACTTCTGGTTATACAGCTGCAACAGGAACCGCAGCAAGATTTAATTCTCCTAAAGGAATTTTCAGGACAAATGGAAATTTATTTTATATAACCGATAGTGGCAATAATGCAATGCGGATTATGACATCTGCTAATGCAGTTTCAAACGGATTTGGAACAAGTGTAAGCACGGCAGGGTATGTCATTGCAAATAATAATACTGGCAATCGGTACCGTAATCCCGAAGGAATCGCGATAGATTTTCTATCAGGTTTTTTCTATACTGTGGATACGGGTAACCATTGTATTAGGAGATCAACTAATAACGGTTCGACAAATCCGACAAATTGTTTTGCTGGGGCTAACGCAACTGGTGTGAGTCCATTTTTTGGAACGTCTGGATTTTTAAATGGATCCGGAACGGCGGCAAGATTTAATAATCCAAAAGGAATTGCTATTGATTCCATTGGTACTATTTTTATTTCAGATTCAGGAAATCATAGTATTCGTATGATTACTCCTGCGGGAATTGTAACTACCATTGCAGGAAGTGGTGCTTCTGGTTATACAAATGGAGTGGGAGGAGCGGCTACTTTTAATAACCCCACAGATATTGCAGTATACGGGAATAATACTCTTTACGTTGCAGACAGTGGAAATTGTGCTATCCGAAAGCTCATATTAAATGAAGCAAGAACTTCGGCAACTGTAGTTACTTATGCAGGAGCTACACCCGAAACTCCAGTGGGAAGTAGGTGTGGTTCGATAATAAACAGCACACGATTAACTTCTCGTTTCAATAATCCTACAGGTTTATGGCTAGCAACAAACAACAAATTGTATGTTACTGATACAGGGAACCATTCGATTCGAGTGATAACTTATTAATCACTCGTGTTGCTTCTAGATTTAGTTCGCCGATTGGAATAACTGTGCAACCTACAACGGGAATAGTTTATATTACGGATACAAATAATCATGCGATTAAGGCTATTACATATTAGCTCGAATCTCTCCCTGACTACTTAACTCTTATCTTTATCCTTTCGTGGAAAGGACGTTAGATTAATAGGTAAGTCAGGGAGAATATGTATTGATTTGTAATGTGGAACAAGTTATATCCACTTCGCATAAATAAGTTCCGCTATTTTTCGCAAAAGAGATATTCCTAATTGCCAAAAGAGAGTTTTCTATTTTTAAATCGGAATTTACTTTTGGCGTACGGTATATAAAATTATTTTTGTATCTATCCACTAACTCTATACTAAACTGAGGATACTTTTAAATTAGTTTCTTTTCCTAATTCACTTTCTTCCCAGACATTTCCATCTTGTTTTTGAATAAACTCATTACATAGTATAAGACCTAACCCGCTGCCTTTTTCGTAATAAGTTCGGGGGTTTGAGAAATTTTCAGTATTATCCGTTAATTTCTGTAAATTTACTGCACAAATTGATATGTCTTCGTGTATTACTGCTACTATCCAGTTGCGTTTTTCTTTTTTGATAGTTAGAAAAATTTTTTTATTATTGGGAGAGAACATGATCGCATTTGAAATAAGGTTTCTAAATACCGTTTTAATTCTATTGGGGTTGGCAATAATAATATGGTTTTCGGGTATCAAATTGTATATCGTAACTCCTTTCTGTATTGAAGTTTCCTTTAATTCAGAAATACTATTCTCAAAAATTTTAAATAAATTAAATTCACTGGGTCTGTAATCAATTTCATTGAGTTGACTCTTTGCCCAAAATAATAAATTTTCAAGTAAATCACAAGTCGAACTAGCCCTTTTTTGGATATCTTGCATAGTGTTGATTATTTGTTGTTTGTCGGATAATTGAAAATCAATTAACGTTAGATCAATTAACATTTTGATATTTCCAATCGGGACACGTATATCATGTCCAATAATGGAAAAAAATTTATCTTTCGTATAATTTAATTCTTTTTCTTTAAGTTCGAGTCTTTCTTGTGCTAATTTAATTTCTGAAATGTCAAAACTTATTCCGTATATCCCACATATATTTCCCCTATCGTCAAACCATGGAATTTTTCGTGTTGCCATATAAATACCTCGATCAATGTTTTTATCTAGAGTCATTTCTTCGACATACAAAGGTAAACCGCTCTCCAGAATTTTTAAATCGTCCTCATTGTATTTTTTTGCTAATTCCAAAGGAAATATATCATAATCTGTTTTTCCTTGAATTTGATCGTATGGAATTTTATATAAATCATAAAAATTACGATTGGCATTTACATAATTTAAATTCCTATTTTTAATGAAAGTTATCCCTGGAGTACAGTCCATTAAAACTTGAATAGAAGTTCTACTTTCGTATTCCTTTTCTAAAGAATCCTGTAATTGAATTTCTAATTCTTTAACACGATCTTCTAATTCTTTGTAGGTAGGTTTACTATTCATGTTCAAAATCCTTTAATCTATTTGGCATTCCTCTAAATTTTATAAAAATGAATAGAACAAGAATGTGTATTTAATATAACATGTATCCACGAATAAACAATGCATTTTACAATACGTAAGGCGGGAACGTATATGATATTTATCATCTTCTTCAAATTCCTGTTGATTAAACTTTATGAAATAAATGTTTTCTCTAATTT
This sequence is a window from Leptospiraceae bacterium. Protein-coding genes within it:
- a CDS encoding PAS domain-containing sensor histidine kinase, producing the protein MNSKPTYKELEDRVKELEIQLQDSLEKEYESRTSIQVLMDCTPGITFIKNRNLNYVNANRNFYDLYKIPYDQIQGKTDYDIFPLELAKKYNEDDLKILESGLPLYVEEMTLDKNIDRGIYMATRKIPWFDDRGNICGIYGISFDISEIKLAQERLELKEKELNYTKDKFFSIIGHDIRVPIGNIKMLIDLTLIDFQLSDKQQIINTMQDIQKRASSTCDLLENLLFWAKSQLNEIDYRPSEFNLFKIFENSISELKETSIQKGVTIYNLIPENHIIIANPNRIKTVFRNLISNAIMFSPNNKKIFLTIKKEKRNWIVAVIHEDISICAVNLQKLTDNTENFSNPRTYYEKGSGLGLILCNEFIQKQDGNVWEESELGKETNLKVSSV